A window from Phycobacter azelaicus encodes these proteins:
- a CDS encoding DUF3768 domain-containing protein, whose product MTNDIILEEAPVLSRAETAKIIADQNDRFRRAAFGIAEQAPIPSGQVMMTAGVSDRDESFRAALIHAVVAYDDFNTDCDPHGWHEMGVMEIEGETVWFKIDLYDENYEYGSSDPTELRFTRRVLTLLLPSEY is encoded by the coding sequence ATGACCAACGATATCATCCTCGAAGAAGCCCCGGTCCTCAGCCGTGCGGAAACCGCCAAGATCATTGCCGATCAAAATGACCGCTTTCGCCGCGCTGCCTTTGGCATCGCCGAGCAAGCACCCATTCCATCTGGCCAGGTCATGATGACAGCTGGTGTGTCCGATCGCGACGAGAGCTTTCGCGCGGCACTCATTCATGCCGTTGTCGCCTATGATGATTTCAACACCGATTGCGATCCGCATGGCTGGCACGAAATGGGCGTGATGGAGATCGAAGGCGAAACCGTTTGGTTCAAAATCGACCTCTACGATGAGAACTATGAGTACGGCTCATCAGATCCAACGGAGCTGCGCTTCACACGCCGTGTTCTGACGCTGCTCTTACCCTCAGAATACTAA